In Deinococcus betulae, one DNA window encodes the following:
- a CDS encoding acylphosphatase, whose amino-acid sequence MRLTALVSGTVQGVGYRRYVQRYARDLKLHGYAENLTDGRVEVVAEGHEADLDRLLHWLRRGPPHARVQDVQTQYSEATGVKDFHVY is encoded by the coding sequence ATGCGACTGACCGCCCTTGTGAGTGGCACTGTACAGGGCGTCGGTTACCGGCGCTACGTGCAGAGATATGCCCGCGACCTCAAGCTGCACGGCTACGCCGAGAACCTGACCGACGGCCGGGTCGAGGTGGTGGCCGAGGGCCACGAGGCCGACCTGGACCGCCTGCTGCACTGGCTGCGGCGCGGCCCACCCCACGCCCGCGTGCAGGACGTGCAAACCCAGTACAGCGAGGCGACGGGCGTCAAAGACTTTCACGTCTATTGA
- a CDS encoding AAA family ATPase has translation MSHLFYLVGPPGAGKRTVGKALATLTGAALLDNHLTNDPVFLAAGLSGKEPVPAEVWELCHAVRKAVRAATLHAPTALAHIFTNYLSAEEQEWQNVQRLRDLAAQRGVPFVPVWLTCALPELEARMTHPARAERLKLRDPVHLRELLARAGTLPPPPDALVLDMTTMSPEDAARQIVAFRAGLT, from the coding sequence ATGAGCCACCTCTTTTATCTGGTTGGGCCGCCTGGGGCCGGCAAACGCACCGTGGGCAAGGCGCTGGCCACCCTGACTGGCGCGGCGCTGCTGGACAACCACCTGACCAACGACCCCGTGTTTCTGGCCGCAGGCCTGAGTGGCAAAGAGCCAGTGCCCGCCGAGGTCTGGGAGTTGTGCCACGCGGTCCGGAAAGCCGTGCGGGCCGCGACCCTGCACGCGCCGACGGCCCTGGCCCACATCTTCACGAACTACTTGAGCGCCGAGGAACAGGAATGGCAGAACGTGCAGCGCCTGCGCGACTTGGCTGCGCAGCGCGGCGTGCCCTTTGTGCCGGTGTGGCTCACCTGTGCTCTGCCCGAACTGGAGGCGCGCATGACCCACCCGGCCCGCGCCGAACGCCTGAAGCTGCGCGACCCCGTGCACCTGCGCGAGTTGCTGGCGCGGGCCGGCACGCTGCCCCCACCCCCAGACGCCCTGGTGCTCGACATGACCACGATGAGCCCAGAGGACGCAGCGCGGCAGATTGTGGCGTTCCGGGCAGGGCTGACCTAG
- a CDS encoding OsmC family protein — protein sequence MADIARKASAHWQGDLRGGKGQISTESTTIQNAQYSFGTRFENGVGTNPEELLAAAHAGCFTMQLSALLSNHGHTVEDLRTDATCEMVKDGPGFQVSAMRLTVRGKVTGSDQADFEAHVKDAAEKCPMSRVMAGNVDITHEAILE from the coding sequence ATGGCAGATATTGCACGGAAGGCCAGCGCCCACTGGCAAGGCGACCTCAGAGGCGGCAAGGGGCAGATCAGCACCGAGAGCACGACCATTCAGAACGCCCAGTACTCCTTTGGCACCCGCTTTGAAAATGGCGTGGGCACCAACCCCGAAGAACTGCTGGCAGCGGCCCACGCGGGCTGCTTCACCATGCAGCTCTCGGCGCTGCTGAGCAACCACGGACACACCGTTGAGGACCTGCGCACCGACGCCACCTGCGAGATGGTCAAGGACGGCCCTGGTTTTCAGGTCAGCGCCATGCGCCTGACGGTGCGCGGCAAGGTGACTGGCAGCGACCAGGCCGACTTTGAAGCGCACGTGAAAGACGCCGCCGAGAAGTGCCCCATGAGCCGCGTGATGGCGGGCAACGTAGACATTACCCACGAAGCCATCCTGGAATAA
- a CDS encoding alpha/beta hydrolase, whose amino-acid sequence MQSEHWAVPGAPVEGYVWRALAPRANVLLTHGFGEYAGRYVERYHALIPSLVQAGLTVYAYDERGHGRSGGRRAVVDVAQLVEDHLKAREAMRALPQPLYLLGHSMGGLVAAASVARDPRGVAGVILSSPALLVGEDEQPWLKRLAPLLARVAPGLGTTVLATGGLSRLADEVAAYEADTTMYHGKVPALTAASMLRLSGELWPQYARWQVPTLVFHGSEDRLTDPRGSRRFIEALPASDKTFHEVEGGYHELLNDERREEVRQLVLDWLDVRAPQPAAGQGQLA is encoded by the coding sequence ATGCAATCAGAACACTGGGCAGTGCCGGGGGCGCCTGTCGAAGGCTACGTGTGGCGGGCGCTGGCCCCGCGTGCGAATGTGCTGCTCACCCACGGGTTTGGCGAGTATGCCGGGCGGTACGTGGAGCGCTACCACGCCCTCATTCCTAGTCTGGTGCAGGCGGGCTTGACCGTCTACGCCTACGACGAGCGTGGGCATGGCCGCTCAGGGGGGCGCCGGGCGGTGGTGGATGTGGCGCAGTTGGTGGAAGATCACCTGAAAGCCAGAGAAGCCATGCGCGCGCTGCCGCAGCCCCTGTACCTGCTGGGCCACTCGATGGGCGGCCTGGTCGCGGCGGCCAGCGTGGCCCGTGACCCGCGCGGCGTGGCGGGCGTCATTCTGTCCAGTCCGGCGCTGCTGGTGGGCGAGGATGAGCAGCCCTGGCTCAAGCGGCTGGCCCCCCTCCTGGCGCGCGTGGCGCCGGGGCTGGGCACCACCGTGCTGGCCACCGGTGGCCTGTCGCGTCTGGCCGATGAGGTTGCGGCCTACGAGGCCGACACGACCATGTATCACGGCAAAGTGCCGGCCCTGACCGCTGCGAGCATGCTGCGCCTGAGCGGCGAGCTGTGGCCCCAGTACGCCCGCTGGCAGGTGCCGACCCTGGTGTTTCACGGCAGCGAGGACCGGCTGACTGATCCCCGTGGCAGCCGCCGCTTTATCGAAGCCTTGCCCGCCAGTGACAAGACCTTCCATGAGGTTGAGGGTGGATATCACGAACTGCTGAATGACGAGAGGCGAGAGGAAGTGCGGCAACTCGTGCTGGACTGGCTTGATGTCAGAGCGCCGCAGCCCGCCGCAGGTCAAGGACAACTGGCGTAA
- a CDS encoding M12 family metallopeptidase, with product MRFTPVLLLSLVLASCATTSQDAPSARTAPETRTATLIMEDGSHQAVTGFVQDGYVMLEDDIILGKADALGSLGTYVVDTRYRWTGRTIPYTFASNVPQAIRDRVAAAASNIRSTTNVIVTPRTSQRNYVEITYNTGTSCASSLGMVGGRQTITLADRCTTGSIVHEFGHAMGLFHEQTRPDRDSYVQIQWNNIPADWQSQYEIRSGSKGYGAYDFDSIMHYPAYFDGKLAIKPLNSSIDVNRMGQRNGFSTIDKNTVNFMYPR from the coding sequence ATGCGGTTCACACCTGTTCTGCTGCTGTCTCTCGTCCTCGCGTCTTGCGCCACGACTTCTCAGGACGCCCCCAGCGCCCGCACCGCCCCAGAAACCCGCACCGCCACCCTCATCATGGAGGACGGCAGCCACCAGGCCGTGACCGGCTTCGTGCAGGACGGCTACGTGATGCTCGAAGACGACATCATTCTGGGGAAAGCGGACGCCCTCGGCAGCCTGGGCACCTACGTGGTGGACACCCGCTACCGCTGGACCGGCCGCACCATTCCGTATACGTTTGCCAGCAACGTGCCGCAGGCCATCCGCGACCGCGTAGCCGCCGCCGCCTCGAACATCCGCAGCACCACCAACGTCATCGTCACGCCGCGCACCAGTCAGCGCAACTACGTAGAAATCACCTACAACACCGGCACCAGTTGCGCCAGCAGCCTGGGCATGGTGGGTGGGCGCCAGACGATTACACTGGCCGACCGCTGCACCACCGGCTCTATCGTTCACGAGTTCGGGCACGCGATGGGCCTCTTCCACGAGCAGACCCGCCCCGACCGCGACAGCTACGTGCAGATTCAGTGGAACAACATCCCGGCCGACTGGCAGAGCCAGTACGAGATTCGCAGCGGCTCCAAGGGCTACGGCGCCTACGACTTCGACTCCATCATGCACTACCCCGCATACTTTGACGGCAAGCTGGCCATCAAGCCTCTGAACAGCAGCATTGACGTCAACCGCATGGGCCAGCGCAACGGCTTTTCCACGATTGACAAGAACACCGTCAACTTCATGTACCCACGCTAA
- the crtI gene encoding phytoene desaturase family protein, with amino-acid sequence MTPDPAPSVHPRRKTALIVGAGIGGLSLGIRLQSLGFDTTIVERLDAPGGRAYQKRTPDGYIFDMGPTVITVPHFIEELFALQRGQGMLDAPDYPPEVLAPDARVREGQSGGPHTQNYVQLVPILPFYRIYFDDGTFFDYDGDPASTRRQILALAPGDLPGYERFHADAQAIFERGFLELGYTHFGDLPTMLRVVPDLLRLDAVRTLFSFTSRYFESPKLRQVFSFETLLVGGNPLSVPAIYAMIHFVEKTWGIHYAMGGTGALVRAFVQKFEELGGRIRYGAGVEEILVTDDRGRPVRQPLGRRVARGVRLDGGEELHADLVVSNGDWANTYLKRVPGAARLVNTDLRVRAARQSMSLLVVYFGFRKDGADLDLRHHNIILGPRYEELLTEIFGRKVLGADFSQYLHVPTLTDPSLAPEGHHAAYTLVPVPHNASGIDWTVEGPRLTEQVLTFLDERGYIPGLRERLTHQEFITPDYFEGTLDSYLGNAFGPEPLLAQSAFFRPHNRSEDVKNLYLVGAGAQPGGGTPSVMMSAKMTARLIAQDFGLHPSLWSEKEGSAAD; translated from the coding sequence ATGACGCCTGACCCTGCCCCCTCTGTCCACCCCCGCCGCAAGACTGCCCTGATCGTGGGGGCGGGCATCGGCGGCCTGAGCCTGGGCATTCGCCTGCAAAGCCTGGGCTTTGACACCACCATTGTGGAGCGGCTGGACGCCCCCGGAGGCCGGGCTTACCAGAAGCGCACCCCGGACGGGTACATCTTTGACATGGGGCCTACGGTCATTACGGTGCCGCACTTTATCGAGGAACTGTTTGCCTTGCAGCGTGGCCAGGGCATGCTGGACGCCCCCGATTACCCGCCCGAAGTGCTGGCCCCAGATGCCCGGGTGCGCGAGGGCCAGAGCGGCGGCCCACACACCCAGAACTATGTCCAGCTGGTGCCGATTCTGCCGTTCTACCGCATCTACTTTGACGATGGCACCTTTTTTGACTACGACGGCGACCCGGCCAGCACCCGCCGCCAGATTCTGGCCCTGGCGCCCGGCGACCTGCCCGGCTACGAACGCTTTCACGCCGACGCGCAGGCCATCTTTGAACGCGGCTTCCTCGAACTGGGCTACACCCATTTTGGCGACCTGCCCACCATGCTGCGCGTGGTGCCCGACCTGCTGCGGCTGGACGCGGTTCGCACCCTGTTTTCCTTTACCAGTCGGTACTTTGAGAGCCCCAAGCTGAGGCAGGTCTTTTCCTTTGAGACCCTGCTGGTGGGCGGCAACCCCCTGTCAGTGCCGGCCATCTACGCCATGATTCACTTTGTCGAGAAAACCTGGGGGATTCACTACGCGATGGGCGGCACGGGCGCGCTGGTGCGGGCGTTTGTACAGAAATTTGAGGAACTGGGTGGCCGGATCCGTTACGGCGCGGGCGTGGAGGAGATTCTGGTCACCGATGACCGGGGCCGTCCCGTGCGTCAGCCGCTGGGGCGCCGCGTGGCGCGCGGCGTGCGGCTGGACGGCGGCGAGGAACTCCACGCGGATTTGGTGGTCAGCAACGGGGACTGGGCCAACACCTACCTCAAGCGGGTGCCCGGCGCCGCCCGGCTGGTCAACACTGACCTGCGCGTCAGGGCGGCCCGCCAGAGCATGAGCCTGCTGGTGGTGTACTTCGGGTTTAGAAAGGATGGCGCCGACCTGGACCTGCGTCACCACAACATCATCCTGGGGCCGCGCTACGAGGAACTGCTGACCGAGATTTTTGGGCGCAAGGTGCTGGGCGCCGACTTCAGCCAGTACCTGCATGTCCCGACCCTTACCGACCCCAGCCTGGCTCCCGAAGGGCACCACGCGGCCTATACGCTGGTGCCGGTGCCTCACAACGCCAGCGGCATTGACTGGACGGTGGAAGGACCGCGCCTCACCGAGCAGGTGCTGACCTTCCTGGACGAGCGCGGTTACATCCCTGGCCTGCGCGAACGCCTGACGCACCAAGAGTTTATTACGCCAGATTATTTTGAAGGCACGCTGGACAGCTATCTGGGCAACGCTTTTGGCCCTGAGCCCTTACTGGCCCAGAGCGCCTTTTTCCGGCCCCACAACCGCAGCGAGGACGTGAAGAATCTGTATCTGGTCGGCGCCGGGGCTCAGCCGGGTGGCGGCACGCCCAGCGTGATGATGTCGGCCAAGATGACGGCCCGCCTGATCGCCCAGGACTTTGGGCTGCACCCGAGCCTCTGGAGCGAGAAAGAAGGGAGCGCGGCAGATTAA
- a CDS encoding phytoene/squalene synthase family protein — protein MTAAAPAQLGQAVAHCQEVTRTHSKTFYLGSRFFPAAQRRAVWAVYAACREGDDLVDDLQGDAAQAGLSDWWARIQAAFTGQPGLHPTDVALAWAAQTYPIPLPAFAELHEGLRMDLRGHAYEDMNDLTLYCRRVAGVVGFMIAPISGYSGGERTLNHALKLGQAMQLTNILRDVGEDLRRGRVYLPRTLLAEFGVTLADLERGAVTPEYRALMRHLTGVARTWYAEGHAGIPCLHGSARLAVATAARAYEGILDDLARGDFDNFGRRAHVSGTRKLLMLPRAWWDLQSRPAPLS, from the coding sequence GTGACGGCAGCGGCGCCCGCACAGCTGGGCCAGGCTGTCGCCCACTGCCAGGAGGTCACGCGCACCCACAGCAAGACCTTCTATCTGGGGTCGCGCTTTTTTCCGGCGGCGCAGCGGCGGGCGGTGTGGGCGGTCTACGCCGCCTGCCGCGAGGGCGACGACCTGGTAGATGACCTTCAAGGCGACGCGGCGCAGGCCGGACTGAGCGACTGGTGGGCACGCATCCAGGCCGCTTTCACCGGTCAACCTGGCCTCCACCCCACTGATGTGGCCCTAGCCTGGGCCGCGCAGACCTACCCTATTCCGCTGCCTGCCTTTGCCGAGTTACACGAAGGCCTGCGGATGGACCTGCGGGGCCACGCCTACGAGGACATGAACGACCTAACCCTCTACTGCCGCCGGGTGGCGGGCGTGGTGGGGTTCATGATTGCGCCCATCAGCGGCTACAGCGGCGGCGAGCGCACCTTAAACCACGCCCTGAAACTGGGACAGGCCATGCAGCTGACCAATATCCTGCGCGACGTGGGCGAGGACCTGCGCCGGGGCCGGGTCTACCTGCCTCGCACCCTGCTGGCCGAGTTTGGCGTGACCCTGGCCGATCTGGAGCGCGGCGCCGTCACGCCTGAATACCGCGCCCTGATGCGCCACCTCACAGGTGTGGCCCGCACCTGGTACGCCGAGGGCCACGCCGGGATTCCCTGCCTGCACGGCAGCGCCCGCCTGGCCGTGGCGACGGCCGCCCGCGCCTATGAGGGCATTCTGGACGATCTGGCACGCGGCGACTTTGACAACTTTGGCCGCCGCGCCCATGTCAGCGGCACCCGCAAGTTGCTGATGCTGCCGCGCGCCTGGTGGGACCTCCAAAGCCGCCCGGCCCCGCTGTCCTGA
- a CDS encoding class I SAM-dependent methyltransferase: protein MNPMPGATQHQENLNLTLAQRSNLWPLTARGYASWRAESLRLLGARGYSLEREAALFRALCAPQPGQRWLDAGTSAGFYAGVLARAGAEVLAADFSAPMLREAQRREPGPQIEWRQLNLEASGLLGGHFDGVTVGATLNETHDPARLLRELTRLTRPGGQLWLMYVRRTAGPLQHLLARPALGGLTFPDPAWVSRQVPELTLAAGLSVGAIRFERFVKDAS from the coding sequence ATGAACCCGATGCCCGGCGCCACACAGCACCAAGAAAACCTGAACCTGACGCTGGCCCAGCGCAGCAACCTCTGGCCCCTTACGGCGCGGGGCTACGCGAGTTGGCGGGCGGAGTCACTGCGGCTGCTAGGCGCGCGCGGCTACTCGCTGGAACGCGAGGCGGCGCTGTTCCGCGCCCTGTGCGCCCCGCAGCCTGGTCAGCGCTGGCTGGACGCCGGCACCAGCGCCGGCTTCTATGCGGGAGTGCTGGCCCGCGCCGGGGCCGAGGTGCTGGCCGCCGACTTCAGCGCGCCGATGCTGCGGGAGGCCCAGCGCCGGGAGCCTGGCCCTCAGATAGAGTGGCGGCAGCTGAACCTGGAGGCCAGTGGGCTGCTGGGGGGACACTTTGACGGCGTGACCGTGGGCGCCACCCTGAACGAGACGCACGACCCGGCCCGGCTGCTGCGCGAGTTGACCCGCCTGACCCGGCCCGGTGGTCAGCTGTGGCTGATGTACGTGCGCCGCACCGCCGGGCCGCTTCAGCACCTGCTGGCCCGCCCGGCGCTGGGCGGCCTGACCTTCCCCGACCCGGCGTGGGTGTCGCGCCAGGTGCCCGAGCTGACCCTGGCGGCCGGCCTGAGCGTCGGCGCCATACGCTTTGAGCGCTTTGTGAAGGACGCCTCCTGA
- a CDS encoding phage holin family protein, which translates to MEERKSLGGALVDVFDAGVTLVKAELSALARKAGAVAKAKGLGAVLLLASTGPLVMGLIFIILAVFFGLMRLGLGPWAAALLIALVSFAVTGALIVLGLKKLGSEADLTEPRHRREDMNDDSTAASRPTAPAPAAPSAASGSNAARDSHNSSGPKVELRRDAQEQAAGENRVLAEGQGQATVRVEHGTTTVPVYESTPEGEPQEYGSGLNKKIDGSETGKGHGHHRDPNLQEPVVLKDAPGIPVSTEPTYRSDMKRGES; encoded by the coding sequence ATGGAAGAACGCAAGAGTCTGGGGGGCGCGCTGGTGGATGTCTTTGACGCCGGCGTCACCCTCGTGAAAGCAGAATTGAGTGCCCTGGCGCGCAAGGCCGGCGCAGTGGCCAAAGCCAAGGGGCTGGGGGCCGTGCTGCTGCTGGCCTCAACCGGGCCGCTGGTCATGGGCTTGATTTTCATCATTCTGGCGGTGTTTTTCGGTCTGATGCGCCTGGGCCTGGGTCCCTGGGCCGCCGCGCTCCTGATTGCGCTGGTCAGCTTTGCCGTTACGGGCGCCCTGATCGTCCTGGGCCTGAAAAAGCTGGGCAGTGAGGCCGACCTCACCGAACCCCGCCACCGGAGGGAAGACATGAACGACGACTCCACCGCCGCCTCCCGTCCCACCGCGCCGGCTCCTGCGGCCCCTAGCGCCGCCTCTGGCAGCAACGCCGCGCGTGATTCTCATAACAGCAGTGGCCCCAAGGTCGAACTGCGCCGTGACGCCCAGGAGCAGGCGGCCGGCGAGAACCGCGTGCTGGCCGAGGGCCAGGGCCAGGCCACCGTGCGCGTGGAGCACGGCACCACCACCGTCCCTGTCTACGAAAGCACTCCTGAAGGCGAGCCCCAGGAATACGGCAGCGGCCTGAACAAGAAGATAGACGGCAGCGAAACAGGCAAGGGGCACGGCCACCACCGCGACCCCAACCTGCAGGAGCCCGTGGTCCTGAAAGACGCTCCTGGGATTCCCGTGAGCACCGAGCCCACCTACCGCAGCGACATGAAGCGGGGCGAGTCCTGA
- a CDS encoding Fur family transcriptional regulator gives MTASVSRSTRQRDVIARVLQDAEGPLAVTDVLDRARLDLPALGVATVYRTLKLLTEQGRIHPVTLDGETRYEPSGKGHHHHFSCTACGRVFTLHTCPVSLPRGTVYPGGFVIEAHEVTLYGRCPDCAGANSA, from the coding sequence ATGACCGCTTCTGTGTCCCGCAGCACCCGGCAGCGCGACGTGATTGCCCGCGTGCTCCAGGACGCCGAAGGGCCGCTGGCCGTGACCGACGTGCTGGACCGCGCCCGGCTGGACCTGCCGGCGCTGGGCGTGGCCACCGTGTACCGCACCCTGAAGCTCCTGACCGAACAAGGCCGCATTCACCCGGTTACGCTGGACGGCGAAACCCGCTACGAACCCAGCGGCAAGGGCCATCACCACCATTTCAGCTGCACGGCCTGCGGGCGCGTGTTTACCCTGCACACCTGCCCGGTGTCGCTGCCCAGGGGCACGGTGTATCCCGGCGGCTTTGTGATTGAGGCCCATGAGGTCACGCTGTACGGGCGCTGCCCCGACTGCGCGGGGGCCAATTCCGCCTAG
- a CDS encoding O-acetylhomoserine aminocarboxypropyltransferase/cysteine synthase family protein, producing MAHRFETLQVHAGQKPDPTTGAQQVPIYPTNSYVFQSPEHAADLFGLRAFGNIYSRIMNPTNAVFEERLAALEGGVGALAVASGHAAQFLAITNVAQAGDNIVSTPNLYGGTVNQFRVTLARLGIEVRFTGRDERPEDFTALIDDKTRAVYLETIGNPALNIPDFEAIAAAAHAHGVAVIVDNTFGAGGYYCQPLKHGANVVLHSASKWIGGHGNGIGGVIVDGGNFDWGNGRYPLFTEPSPSYHGLNFWETFGTGNALGLPNVAFIIRARTEGLRDLGPTLAPQQAWQFLQGLETLSLRAERHAQNAQALAVWLAAHPDVSRVTYPGLSNHPHYDRAQHYLPRGGGAVLTFELRGGRAAGEAFIRSVALAQHVANVGDTRTLVIHPASTTHSQLDEVSQGRAGVTPGLVRVSVGTEHIEDIREDFAQALAAALVEGDAAEASASEEA from the coding sequence ATGGCGCACAGATTTGAGACGTTGCAGGTTCATGCCGGGCAGAAGCCCGACCCTACCACCGGCGCGCAGCAGGTGCCGATTTACCCCACCAACAGCTACGTGTTCCAGTCGCCCGAACACGCCGCCGACCTGTTTGGCCTGCGGGCCTTTGGCAACATCTACAGCCGCATCATGAACCCCACGAACGCCGTGTTCGAGGAGCGGCTGGCCGCCCTGGAAGGTGGGGTCGGCGCCCTGGCTGTGGCGAGCGGGCACGCCGCCCAGTTTCTGGCCATCACGAACGTCGCCCAGGCTGGGGACAACATCGTCTCCACGCCCAACCTTTACGGCGGCACTGTCAATCAGTTCCGCGTGACGCTGGCGCGGCTGGGGATTGAGGTGCGCTTTACGGGCCGTGACGAGCGCCCCGAGGACTTCACCGCCCTGATTGATGACAAGACCCGCGCCGTGTACCTCGAAACCATCGGCAACCCGGCGCTGAACATTCCCGATTTCGAGGCGATTGCCGCCGCCGCCCACGCGCATGGCGTAGCCGTAATCGTGGATAACACCTTTGGTGCGGGTGGGTACTACTGCCAGCCGCTCAAGCACGGCGCCAACGTGGTGCTGCATTCGGCCAGCAAGTGGATTGGCGGGCACGGCAACGGGATTGGCGGCGTCATCGTGGACGGCGGCAATTTTGACTGGGGAAATGGCCGCTACCCCCTGTTCACCGAGCCCAGCCCCAGCTACCACGGCCTGAACTTCTGGGAGACCTTCGGCACCGGCAACGCCCTGGGGCTGCCGAACGTGGCCTTTATCATCCGCGCGCGCACCGAGGGGCTGCGGGACCTGGGACCGACCCTGGCCCCGCAGCAGGCGTGGCAGTTCCTGCAGGGCCTGGAGACCCTGAGCCTGCGCGCTGAGCGCCACGCCCAGAACGCCCAGGCGCTGGCCGTCTGGCTGGCCGCGCACCCGGACGTGAGCCGCGTGACCTACCCTGGACTGAGCAACCACCCGCACTACGACCGCGCCCAGCATTACCTGCCGCGCGGGGGCGGCGCGGTGCTGACCTTTGAACTGCGGGGCGGGCGCGCTGCGGGCGAGGCGTTTATCCGCTCGGTGGCGCTGGCGCAGCATGTGGCCAATGTGGGTGACACCCGCACGCTGGTCATTCACCCGGCGAGCACCACCCACAGCCAGCTGGATGAGGTCTCGCAGGGCCGCGCGGGCGTCACGCCAGGGCTGGTGCGCGTGTCGGTCGGCACCGAGCATATCGAGGACATCCGCGAGGACTTTGCCCAGGCGCTGGCCGCCGCCCTGGTCGAAGGGGACGCGGCAGAAGCCAGCGCGAGCGAGGAGGCGTGA
- a CDS encoding alpha/beta fold hydrolase, translating into MTALSHPVPPPLPLPALDDSPERCLPAEQPVSPRRQVARLFRQAPLLLDCGLPVSDVRLAYHTYGTPGETATLVLHALTGNSAVHEWWPEFLGEGRPLDPTRDFIVCANVLGGCAGSSGPGDLPGLGAGDAPLTLRDMARAGRALLEHLGVRRVRVVGGSMGGMLAYAWLLECPDLVQSAVIIGAPARHSPWAIGLNTAARSAIRAAPGGEGLKVARQIAMLTYRSPESLAQTQAGQRRAGVPAITTYLHHQGEKLQARFCERSYVTLTGAMDAFQPGDAELGTIRAPVLVVGISSDQLYPAAEVRAHAERLPRASYWELQSVHGHDAFLMDSQELPGRVSAFLQAGEGAGQAC; encoded by the coding sequence GTGACCGCCCTGAGTCATCCTGTCCCCCCGCCGCTGCCGCTGCCGGCCCTTGACGACAGCCCCGAGCGATGTCTGCCTGCCGAGCAGCCCGTCTCTCCCCGCCGGCAGGTGGCGCGGCTGTTCCGACAGGCGCCGCTGCTGCTGGACTGCGGTCTGCCGGTCAGTGACGTGCGCCTGGCCTACCATACCTACGGCACGCCGGGCGAAACGGCGACGCTGGTGCTGCACGCCCTGACCGGCAACAGCGCCGTGCATGAGTGGTGGCCCGAGTTTCTGGGTGAGGGGCGGCCCCTGGACCCCACGCGCGACTTCATCGTGTGTGCCAACGTGCTGGGCGGCTGTGCAGGCAGTAGTGGTCCCGGCGACCTGCCGGGACTAGGCGCAGGCGACGCGCCGCTGACCCTGCGCGATATGGCGCGGGCCGGGCGCGCGCTGCTGGAACACCTGGGGGTACGCCGCGTGCGCGTGGTGGGCGGCAGCATGGGCGGCATGCTGGCCTACGCCTGGCTGCTGGAATGCCCGGACCTGGTGCAGAGCGCCGTCATTATTGGCGCCCCGGCCCGGCATTCGCCCTGGGCGATTGGCCTGAACACGGCGGCCCGTAGCGCCATCCGCGCCGCGCCAGGGGGAGAGGGCCTCAAGGTGGCGCGTCAGATTGCCATGCTGACGTACCGCAGTCCCGAGAGTCTGGCCCAGACCCAGGCCGGACAGCGCCGGGCGGGCGTGCCTGCCATCACCACCTACCTGCACCACCAGGGTGAGAAGTTGCAGGCCCGGTTCTGCGAGCGCAGTTACGTGACCCTGACTGGCGCCATGGACGCCTTCCAGCCGGGCGACGCGGAACTGGGCACCATCCGCGCCCCGGTGCTGGTGGTGGGCATTTCCAGCGACCAGCTGTACCCCGCCGCCGAGGTGCGCGCCCATGCTGAACGGCTGCCCCGAGCCTCGTACTGGGAACTGCAGAGCGTGCACGGCCACGACGCCTTTCTGATGGACAGCCAGGAGTTGCCAGGGCGAGTGTCCGCGTTTTTGCAGGCGGGTGAGGGTGCAGGCCAGGCGTGTTAA